The Bacillota bacterium sequence TGGAACTGCGCACTTACCTGGGGAGGAAGCCGGAGCGCCTGGTGCCGGGGCAGACCCTGGAACCGCAGCTTCAGCTCGGGGTTCCCGTTATGTTCGCCGCGATGTCGTACGGGGCGGTGAGCCTGAACGTGCACCGGGCTCTGGCCATGGCTGCCCGCGAGATGGGCACCTTCATGAACGCGGGGGAGGGAGGACTGCACAGGGATCTCGGGCCTTACGGAGAGCACATCATCGTCCAGTGTGCGTCCGGCCGTTTTGGCGTGGACCCCGATTACCTGCGGGCAGCCGCGGCGGTGGAAATCAAGATCGGGCAGGGAGCAAAACCGGGCATCGGTGGCCACCTGCCAGGGGAGAAGGTGACGCCCGATATAGCTGCTACGCGCATGATCCCGGTTGGCACGGACGCCATCTCTCCCGCCCCGCACCACGACATCTATTCGATCGAAGACCTGCGCCAGCTCATCTACGCCATCAAGGAGGCCGTGGATTACCAAAAGCCCGTGGGGGTCAAGATTGCGGCCGTGCACAACGTGGCTGCCATCGCCAGCGGTATCGTCAGGGCGGGGGCCGACTTCATCACCATCGATGGTTTCCGCGGGGGGACGGGTGCTGCTCCTCTGGCTGTGCGGGATCACCTGGGTATCCCGCTCGAGGTGGCGTTGGCGGCGGTGGACCGGCGGTTGCGCGAGGAGGGGATCCGGCACCTGGTGTCGCTGGTGGCGAGCGGGGGGATTCGAAGCAGTGCCGACGTCTTGAAGGCGATCGCCCTGGGCGCCGACGCAGTCGCCATCGGCACCGCCGCCCTGGTGGCCCTGGGATGCCGGCTGTGCCAGAGGTGCTATACGGGCAGGTGCGCCTGGGGCATCACCACCCAGGACCCGGAACTGGTCAGCCGCCTGGATGTGGAGGCAGCGGCCTGGCGCCTTACCAACCTCCTGCGGGCCTGGAGCCTGGAGATCAAGGAGATGCTGGGGGCGATGGGGATCAACGCTATCGAGAGCCTGCGCGGCAACCGGGATCGACTGCGGGGCGTGGGTCTCGACCCGCTCACCCTGGAGATTCTGGGGGTGCAGCCCGCGGGCAGGTAGAACGATTCGCCACCCTCAAGTGACGGGGTGATCACGGTGAGTCCCACTGACGGAAGCGCTTGCACCATCCACGCGGGCGGGATGGACTTTCGCGAACTGGGGCGAAACATCCGCCAGGCGGTGGCAAGAGGGGCGCGTAACATCTACGTGCAGGATGTCTGCGGGCAGCGTTACATAGCCGCCGGGCTGACCGCGGACGTGTCCATTGTGGTCCGGGGGGTTCCCGGTAACGACCTGGGAGCGTTCATGGAAGGGCCCCGCATCAGGGTACTGGGCAACGTCCAGGATGCCGTGGCCAATACGATGAGCGGCGGCGAGATCGTAATCCACGGCGACGCCCGCAACGTGCTCTGTTACGCCATGCGGGGCGGGCGCGTGTACGTACGGGGCGACGTGGGTTACCGGGCGGGCATCAATATGAAGGCCTCTGGCGATCGGTGCCCCGTCCTCGTCGTGGGTGGGTCGCCTGGAGGCTTCTTGGGCGAGTACATGGCGGGCGGACGCATGGTAGTGCTGGGAACCGTCGCCGGGGATTGGACGGGGGCGGGCATGCATGGGGGCGCCATCTACATCCGGGGAGGCGTTAGTCCCCATCGCCTGTCTCCGGATGTACGGGTGTGCGACCTCGACGACGCCGACTGGGGCCAGTTGCGGGCAGACATTTGGGAATACTGTCGGTTCTTCGACCTGGATCCCGACCCGTTCCTGGCCTCGTCCTTCGTGAAGCTGGTGCCCAGGCGCCTGCGGCCTTACGGTGACCAGTACACCCACTGAGCGCGTCGCGGGCCGCACCAGCGCCGGTACTCCCCGGGGGACTGCTCACCCGGGTGGGTGTTGAGCGTGGGAGGAGGATGGTGGCACGGGGGGCGAGAAGACCAATGGCGGGCCGGGACGTGCCCGAAAGGTGGCGAGCAGTGTGAGCGGTGTGCGCGGGATGGGGCGAGGACGGTCAGGCGGGGCAGCGGGAACGGGGGACGAGGCCCGGGCGTGGGCCCTTGCCGAACGGGCCCGGGCCTGCCTGGATCAGAGGAAGCTGGCGGAAGCAGAAAAGCTGCTGCGCCAGTCCCTGGAGGTGGCCTTCACCCGCGCTGCCGCCAACAACCTCGCTCTCTGCCTGTATGAGCAGGGCGACGCTGAGGGTGCGCTGGCGATACTGGAGCAGGTGTTTCAGGGTGACGAGCTGTCCCCCTACGCCCATGCCCTGGCCTCTCTGGCCCATTCCCGGCTGGGCGATAAGGGGGAGGCCAGGGCTCACGTCCAGCACGGCATCGCGGAGTTCGACACCGGGCTACGTGCCCTCCGCAACGGCCCGCCCGAGTCCCTGAAGTCGTGGCGGGAATACACGGTGATGATCAAACGGGCGGCAGCGGCCCTGGAGGATCACCGCCTGGTGTACGACCTCTACCGCCGCTGGGAGAACCTGCACTGGCAACCCGAAGACGACTTCCTGGGGGGCGTGGCCGCCTTCAACCTGGGCAAATACCGGCAGGCGGCACGCATCTGGCGACGGGTGCGCGATCCCCAGTGGGAGTTCGTGCGCGCCTATGTGGCCGCGGCAGAAGCGGTGGCCGACGGGATAGTGCCCCCCTTCCCCATGGAGTACGACTACGGCTATGATGAGGAGGCTTTCGAGGAGGACGTACGCGTGATTTCAGCCCTGATGGAGGCAGACCCGGAGCGGGCGGAGGCTTACGTCCGTGAGAAGATGCAGCAGGCCCGCCTGCGGGTGCGGTTCCTGGGCCTGGCCTTGCTGGAGAAGGCGGAGAGCAGCCGGCAGGCGTTGGAGCAACTGGTTTATTACGGAGGGGAGTGGGGCATCGCCCTGGCGAAGCAGGTTTGCAAGGCGTCCATTCTCCCCGTGGAACTGAAGGCGGCTGCTGCGGAGGCTCTGGTGAGGCTGGGCGTGCAGCCGCCCGACCAGCCGGCCGAGATCATCCACGATGGCGAGCCGGTGCAAATCCAGATCAGGCAGATGGAACTCATCATGCGAACGGACCCCGAACTGGCGCGTCTGACCGAGAAGGCGATGCAGTTGCGGGACGCCGGCCGGCCCGAGGAGGCCAAGGAAATCCTGGAGTCGATGCTGGTGGACGGTCGGGCCTACCCTCCCGCCATGCTGACGCTGGCCAACCTGTACCGCAGCGAAGGCGACCTGGACCGGGCACAGTCCCTGCTGGAGATTCTGGGCCGCGCCTTTCCCCGCCACCCCATCGTGCAGTTCAACCTGGCGGGATTCTGGCTGCAAAAGGGCGACCCGGGACGGGCGCTCTCCTACTTCCGCCGGGTGGATCGCGCCGCCCTCCCCGCCGAAGCCCAGCCGAGATACGATGCCCTCGCCGCCCACCTGCGCGAATACTCCAGCCACGGTGCCCATCCCGCGACCATCCGCAACCGCGCCAGGAGGAAGCGCGGGAAGTGACGCTCCCCACTCGCCTGCGGCATTCGGTCGGTACCGGAGCGCCCGGCCGAGATCGACCTTGGGATCGCCCCCCCTACAGGGCCATGGTGGAAATGGCGAAGCTGTGTACAGCCTGCCTCCGAAGAAGCGAGGAGGTAGGCGAGGTTCCGAATCCGGCCCAGGTTCAGCCGTTGGAGTGGGGGGACCCTGATCTCGGGGAGCGCCGCCGCC is a genomic window containing:
- a CDS encoding tetratricopeptide repeat protein; this encodes MSGVRGMGRGRSGGAAGTGDEARAWALAERARACLDQRKLAEAEKLLRQSLEVAFTRAAANNLALCLYEQGDAEGALAILEQVFQGDELSPYAHALASLAHSRLGDKGEARAHVQHGIAEFDTGLRALRNGPPESLKSWREYTVMIKRAAAALEDHRLVYDLYRRWENLHWQPEDDFLGGVAAFNLGKYRQAARIWRRVRDPQWEFVRAYVAAAEAVADGIVPPFPMEYDYGYDEEAFEEDVRVISALMEADPERAEAYVREKMQQARLRVRFLGLALLEKAESSRQALEQLVYYGGEWGIALAKQVCKASILPVELKAAAAEALVRLGVQPPDQPAEIIHDGEPVQIQIRQMELIMRTDPELARLTEKAMQLRDAGRPEEAKEILESMLVDGRAYPPAMLTLANLYRSEGDLDRAQSLLEILGRAFPRHPIVQFNLAGFWLQKGDPGRALSYFRRVDRAALPAEAQPRYDALAAHLREYSSHGAHPATIRNRARRKRGK
- a CDS encoding glutamate synthase-related protein → MSIATQDRMRYASYVPPEFSIRVDEAQCKSCHLCVRQCSFGALTFRERVTPHDTSCVGCLRCVAVCPTGAITVVHNPWPLKPNDAWPEWAVRGIWRQASSGAKILTGCGNDKPYPILWDHLLMDAAQVTNPPIDPLREPMELRTYLGRKPERLVPGQTLEPQLQLGVPVMFAAMSYGAVSLNVHRALAMAAREMGTFMNAGEGGLHRDLGPYGEHIIVQCASGRFGVDPDYLRAAAAVEIKIGQGAKPGIGGHLPGEKVTPDIAATRMIPVGTDAISPAPHHDIYSIEDLRQLIYAIKEAVDYQKPVGVKIAAVHNVAAIASGIVRAGADFITIDGFRGGTGAAPLAVRDHLGIPLEVALAAVDRRLREEGIRHLVSLVASGGIRSSADVLKAIALGADAVAIGTAALVALGCRLCQRCYTGRCAWGITTQDPELVSRLDVEAAAWRLTNLLRAWSLEIKEMLGAMGINAIESLRGNRDRLRGVGLDPLTLEILGVQPAGR